In Aspergillus nidulans FGSC A4 chromosome II, the genomic stretch CTAGTCATTGATGGAGGAAACGTTTCCAGTCGTGCAGTGATAGAGGAATTGCTTCAGATCCATGGATTACAGATCGTCAGACGACGACCTGCGTAAGAAAGGAGCGATTTGGTCAATTCTCCCATTCTACCGTTCTACTACCGAACTTTCCGACCTTTGCAGAGACGACACAGATTGCCTTTCTCAGGATTCTGCAGTTGTCTCTCAAATACATCGGCTTGAAGATTGGAGCACTGAACCAAGGCCATATCACATAAACATGGGCGTACACAACGGGAAAGGTTCCAATTGACTTTCTATATCAGGTCGGTTGCTTGTGTCCATAGGGCGAGACAGACTGCTTGCAGTATTAAATAAGTAACCAAATTTTGGCGTAGGTTTCCACGTATTACCCCGTCTTAGCCTGCTGGGAACTTGGGGTGTTGGATAAGTAGTTTGAATAAGTAGCAGCAGAAAGCCACTAAAGCGTGGGGGTCAAAGTAGAGTTCTAACGTACTCAACGAGTGCCAATTCAATCAGTGCAATCCAGTAACTATGCGACTCAGGCTGACTTAATACGTACCTGAGTTGCTGCCTGTCTTATGGTTACGTGCGGAGTTGTCCGGGAGTGGTATTTTGAAGTAGATGGTAATAGGCCAGAACTgctgcctgaggcataaaaGTACCGTGCCAAGCCAGCATCAAAAGTTCCGACGGAGAAAGAAACGAACTCCTGCGAGAAAAGCCGTCGTCCTCATACGCTCTTCAACCATCCGCAAAGATGATTGTAAGGCAGCTCTATGCGCGGCAGAGTATGTACCCCTCTATTCCAATCGTTCAAAATATCTGAAGAATGCCATGTTAAAATTCAATTGTCCAGGCCGccagctcctcgctctcaacCGCCAGGGCTACATCCCCAGAAGATTCTCGTCTACAGGAACAGAGACACCAACGCCGGTTGAGACAATAGTCCACCGTTCTATCCCAGAGCCCGGCACTCGGCAGAGCAGTGCTGCATTGACAAACAACCCTGCGGCCAAGGCACTCGCGCAGGAAGCTGAACAACGTATGTTGGACCTCTGTCATTTCGCATCAATAAGTCACTCACCGATACCTGCCTAGGACATAAATTCCAGCAACTCGGAACGTCAGTTACGAATGTCTATAAACCAGAAAACCTTATCCGCCACCCTCCCTTTCCCTCCGACATCACCCTAGAActcctcctcgccaaccaAACCCACCTCGGCCACTCCACCTCCCGCTGGAACCCTCAGAACTCGCGCTACATCTTCGGTATTCGCGAGGGTATTCACATCATCTCCCTCGATATCACAGCAGCCTACCTTCGCCGTGCCGCTAAGGTCGTCGAGGAAGTTGCCGCGCGTGGCGGTCTAATCCTTTTCGCCGGCACACGACCAGGCCAGAAGCGCATCGTCGTTCGTGCGGCAGAACTCTCGAAGGGTTACCACATTTTCGAGCGCTGGATTCCCGGATCTCTCACAAACGGCGAACAGATCCTCGGTCACTGCGAGAAGAAAGTTGTGAATgtgcttgatgaggagctgcCGGATCTCAAGGAGTCACTTGCTGACCACGCCATTCTCAAACCGGACCTCGTCATTTGCCTCAACCCGCTGGAGAACGAGCCTTTGCTTCACGAGTGCGG encodes the following:
- a CDS encoding mitochondrial 37S ribosomal protein MRP4 (transcript_id=CADANIAT00004405) codes for the protein MIVRQLYARQSRQLLALNRQGYIPRRFSSTGTETPTPVETIVHRSIPEPGTRQSSAALTNNPAAKALAQEAEQRHKFQQLGTSVTNVYKPENLIRHPPFPSDITLELLLANQTHLGHSTSRWNPQNSRYIFGIREGIHIISLDITAAYLRRAAKVVEEVAARGGLILFAGTRPGQKRIVVRAAELSKGYHIFERWIPGSLTNGEQILGHCEKKVVNVLDEELPDLKESLADHAILKPDLVICLNPLENEPLLHECGLNNVPTIGIIDTDADPTRVTYPIPANDDSLRSVAVIAGVLGRAGQAGQKRRLEQAKKDLERKALHGDAGEVGSPQF